The following is a genomic window from Methanothermobacter sp..
AGCTGTGAAAAATGGAACTGTATTATTATATGGCCTTTATTAACCATTCTCACGATTCCTTTTCTGTTCTATCGTCGGTCAGCACTTGATTCTGAAAATTTTGTTGAAATACTTCTCCTTTCAATCCTCAGATTACAAGTGGTGCGGGTTCTATCTGAGCATTCGCTGGACACACATTCATATCATACAATCGACATGGAATGGCCAACTGGAAACCCATTTCGATGGATGGCATTTGCGAACCTATCATTTGGTGTACTTGGTCTCTTATTCTGGAAATTTCGCGGTGAATTCTGGACTGCAACTAGAAGGTTTTTAGCATACCTTGGAGCTGCTTATGGACACATCATCGCTGCGCTTATGAAAGGAAACTAATCTCCAGCCAACGGCGAACCACTTACATTGATACCATTATACCTCTGATACTGACTCTCTGATTTAGTGGAAGAGAACTCTTTTAGAGAATTAATGAAATTATACTGGTTTTTGATTTGCCAGAAAAGATCTAAAAATTAATATTTCACCAGTCGGTGCATCTTGTTTTCTCACCTACAGGGCATACATGGACATTGACAATTTTTATCATATCAACGTCAGCTATGATTTTTCCCTCAACATCGTGTGCTATTCTATGGGCTTCACGGAGTACCAGGTCCCCATCAACCTCGATGTGGATATCAGCTGCAGCATAGGGTCCAAAATAGTTTATACGGACATCATGTATGCCCTTAACCCCCTCAACAGATAGGGCTGCTGTCTCAATGTCCCTCATGAGGGAGGGTGATGGGA
Proteins encoded in this region:
- a CDS encoding DUF6790 family protein, translating into MFYRRSALDSENFVEILLLSILRLQVVRVLSEHSLDTHSYHTIDMEWPTGNPFRWMAFANLSFGVLGLLFWKFRGEFWTATRRFLAYLGAAYGHIIAALMKGN